The sequence below is a genomic window from Acidobacteriota bacterium.
CGACTCACCCTGCCACCGGGAGGCCGCGACATGGTCATCCTGCACCACGAGCTCGGCCTCCGTCATCGCGACGGTCGGCAGGAGCAGCTGACCTCCACCATGGTCGAGTACGGGGAACCACAAGGCATCACCGCGATGGCGAAAACGGTCGGCCTGCCGGCGGCGATCGCGACCCGCCTCATCCTCACCGGCGACCTGCGCGAGAGCGGCGTGCGGATTCCGACGGAAGCGGTCTTCTACCGCCCCATCCTGGCTGAGCTGGAGCAAGCGGGGGTGCGCTTCACGGAGCGCACGGCGTAACTTCGGCCCTCAGGGAGCGACGCAGCGTCCGGCTTCGCAGCGCGCCGCTTCCGGCGGTGCCGGGCAGCGGCAGACGCCACCGCCACAGGCCAGCTCCCGGTGGCGCTCGACCAGCCGCCCTTTGAGCTCGGTGTCGAAGTCCGTCGCCACGGCGTACCAGCATCCGCCGAGGCCAGTGTCGCAGTTGCCGGCCTCGACGCGGCAGTCGGAGTCCTGCTGGCAGGCAGCGGAATCGTCCATCAGGCCTTTGTAGGCGGTGATGACCGTGTCGCAGTCGGCCAAGCTCGAGACGTCGAGGGTCTCAGCAGCCGCCGACTCGGCGCTCGGAGCGGGCTCGGCGGCGGCCGTAGCCGGGGGGGTCGAAGGAACTCCTCCGCAGGCCGAGGTGATCCCGGCCACCAGCACCAACCCGGACAACAAGCCAAGAGATGGAAGTCGCATGGCCGGCAGTCTATCGGCTCGGCTATCATCCCGCCCATGAATCTGCTTCATACCGCTCATATCCCGGCCGGCGACGGACCGTTTCCAACTCTCTTCGTTCTTCACGGCTGGGGCGCCAGCGCTCACGATCTCCTCGGCCTGGCCCCCTGGCTGCACGGCGGTGAGGCCCTCGTGCTCAGTCCCCAGGGCTCGATCCCGGTTCCCCTCGGCGGTGGCGTCGAAGGCTACGGCTGGTTCCCCCTCGACCCCGGCGGACCACCCTCCGAGGAGGTGTTCGACCAAGCCCGGCGTGAGCTTCGGCAGTTCGTCGATGGCGCCTTCGAGAGCTTTCCCATCGACCGCCGGAAAGTCGCCGTCCTGGGCTTCAGCCAGGGAGGCGTGATGGCCTACGACCTGGTGTTGGGAGCGCCGCAGGAATTCTGCGGCTTGGCGGCTCTGTCCTCTTGGCTCCCCGAAAGCCTCGCCGCCAGCCATGCTGCCGCCGAAGACCATCAGGAGCTGCCCACCCTGGTTGTTCACGGCACCGAGGACTCCGTGATCGCCGTCGAGCGCGCCCGTGAATCGCGTGAAGCCCTGCGCCCCTTCGGGGTTTCGCTGACCTACCGGGAGTTCGACATGGGGCACGAGATTCGCCCCGAGGCCCTGGCCTTGCTCGCAGACTGGCTCGGCCGTCGGGTCTTTCCCGGCTGAGGGCCGGCGTCGAGTTGCCGCAAGCTGACGATGAAAACGCCTGGCGTCCGCGATACGTAGGAATGAATGTGAGCGCGTTCCGTCCCTTCTTCGCCGCCGTCCTTCTCGCCTCGATCCTGGCGGGCTGTCACAGCCTGGAGCCACGCCAGGCCGATCCGGCCGAGGTGCGCGAGTTGACGGTGGTGATGGACCTGACCGCCGGCAAGACCTTCGCCGACGTCGGAGCCGGCCGTGGCGAGTGGGCCCTGGCTCTCGCCGAGGCGGTCGCGCCCGGCGGCACCGTGTTGGCGACGGAGGTCGATCAAGAGCGCCTCGACGAGATCCGTCAGCGCTTCGCCGCGGCCGGTCTGCGTCGAGCCCGGGCGGTGCTCGGAGACGACACCTCGACGGGCCTCGATGCGGGTTGCTGCGATGCCCTCTTGCTACGCCGCGTCTACCACCACTTCGTGGCACCGCGGGCGATGAATCGAAGCCTTTTCGAGGCCTTGAAGCCCGGTGGGCTACTCGCCGTGGTCGACTACTCGACCTACGATGGCTCGCCGATCGAGGGGGTGCCGGCAGACCGCGAGTCGCACAGCGTTCGACCGGACATCGTCGAGAAGGAAGCCCTCGCCGCTGGGTTCGAAGTGGTCGCGCACCACTCCCCCTGGAATGGGCGCGACGATATGTACTGTCTGATTCTGCGTCGACCGGCTAATTGACCAAGCCGGCCCGGCGCTGCGCTCGCATCGCCGCGAGCTCGATCCGGCAGCGATCGAGGGCCCCCGGCTCCGCCGTCAGGTAGGCTTGGAGATCCGCCAAGGCGCGACTGCACTCGCCGCGTTCGAGCAGAAGCAGGCCGCGATCTCGCCGCAAGATGCCATCCTCCGGCGCCAGCAGAAGCAGGCGATCGAGCACCGCGATGACGCGCTCCTGGTCGCCGATCTCGGAGTAGATACCGCGCAGATTGTTGAGCATGCGCAACAAGATCTCGTGATTGCTGGCGGTGCGCAGGAGACCGTCGTGGAAGGGCATCCGGCCGCCGGTCATGCAGGCCAGGAGATCCTGGCAGTCGTGGCAGTTGAGAAAACGGCCACCGTCGAAGGGGTCGAGCAGGGTCTGCCCATGGCGCACCAGGAAGTGGCCCGGGAACCCCACCCCTTCGAGCTCGACACCGGCGCGCCGGCCGACTTCCATCAGCACCAGGGAAAGGGTGATCGGGATCCCCAATCGCCGTTCGAGTACCTCGTTGAGAAAACTGTTGCGGGGATCGTAGTAATCCTCGCGGTTGCCGCGGAATCCACTCTCGACGAACAGGAAGCGATTGAGGCGCTGCAACCTCAGGAGGGGATCGTCCTCGACCTCGGCGAGAGCTCCTCGGGCAGCGTCGGCGAGCCCATCGAGGCGGCGTAGCTGGTCCTCGATATCGAGCTCCGGATACTCCTCGGCAGCGATCAGCAATGCCCCTTCGGCGAGGTCGATCTGGCCGTCCGGTCGTGCGACCAGACGGGCGAATCGCTGGCGGCTCGCTGAGCTGTCCCCGAAATTTTCCATAGTGGTGTTCCGGCCCCGGTCGGTCCAGAGCCCGGCATTTTCCATCTCCGACGCCCTGAGAGCAAAATGCCATCGGCTGCGCTCTCGGCCCCGGGCGTCCGGTTCGTCCTCCTGTGGGAACGAATTCCGTGCCGCCACGATTCCCGAGGGCTCGAATCCCCCGGCGGCCAGAACTTCGCTCGAGCGGCTACTCGATCACTGCATCGGCCTCGATCTCGACCAGGAAGTCAGGCGCGATCAGGGCTTTCACTTCGACCATGGTGGTCGCCGGCGGATGATCCCCGAAAACCTCTCGATGGGCCTCGCCGATCTCGCTCCAACGACTGATGTCGGTGACGAAGAAGCGAGTGCGGACGACCTTCGAGAGATCGGCTCCGAGCTCCCGAAAGGCCTTGTCGATCAGCTCGAGACAGCGCCGCGTTTGCCGCAAAGGATCGTCCGGGAACAGACTCTGCCCGTCATCCCCGACCGCGACCGTGCCGGTGACATAGATTTGCCCCGCCGCCTTGATGGCGCGGCAATAGCCCACCTTTTGCTCCCACGGAGCTCCCGAGAAGACGCGCTCGAAGGCCATTCACTCCCTCTGGGGCCTGCGCCCCGGCCGTTGACTCGGCCCATGCTATCGCCAACGCCGAGGCGCACGACATCGGTCAGGGTCAACGACCGATAAAACGAGAGATAAAAAGGAATGAGGGACGGAGAGGGAGCGCCCCTCGAAGATGCCGCTCCATCCCAGCGAGCCCCTCTCCCCGAAGCGTCTCGGGGAATCGGCGCTGCCGGGACCGATCCCCGCCTCAGGCGGCGGGCGCGAACAGCAGGACGCCGCCGACGAAGAGTCCGAAAAGGGTGAAGAAGCCGCCGCTGATGATGGCGAACCAAGCCCGCCCACGGCCACCGACGGCGGGACGCTGCCGGAGATCGCGCAGGGCCATCAGCCCACAGAGCAGGGCGATCGGGGCCGGAATCAGAAAGATGGCGAAGAAGGCGAGATAGCCGGCGGCGATCGCCCAGGCCGAGCGTCCGACCGGAAGAACCGCCTTCATGATCTCGTTCGAGGCTTGACTCATGGTTTTCCCTCCCATCAACACATCAGTGAATAACCGGCCCCCAGCGGGTGCCGGCAAGGAGCCGCGACCACCGCTCGCAGCCGCGAGGCGCAACCTACGCCCTTTCCAGCGCCATTTACCATCGAATTCGCTCATCTAATCCGAGGTCGCTCCGGTTCGACGGCGGCAGACCGCGGGCCGCTCAGCGGCTCAGGCCAGCCGCGGGCAACTTCGGACGCTCGCTCTCGTATCGCATGGGCACCGGCGGCACCAACTTCGATGGCTCGCATCACGGCGCCCCCGTCCGGCGTCCGCGGGCAGGAGTAGAATCGCAGCTGCCATCAGACCTGAGGAGATTGTCCGACATGAGCTTCCGAGCCCCCTTCCTTTCCGCCCTCTGCCTGCTTCTCGGCGGCCTGCTCACGACACAGCCGGCGACGGCCCAATATCAGCAGCCGCAACAGGACCTGGTCGATCTTCTCGACGCACCTCTCACGCCGCGGCTGCGCATTCATCCCCAGGGCCGGGCGGTGGCTCTGCTCGATCGCCCGAGCCAGCCCACCATCGCCACCCTCGCCGAGCCGGAGCTGCGCCTCGCCGGCATCCGGGTGAAGACGCGCAGCAACGCGCGCAGCTGGACCCTCTACTCGCGCGGCATCACGCTGGTCGATCTCGAAGGCCGCAGCCGGCCGGTCACCAGCCTGCCGCCGGATGCCCACCTCGAGAATTTCCGCTGGTCACCGGATGGCGAGCACTTCGCCTTCACCCACACGACGGCCGACGGCCTGGAGCTGTGGACCGCCTCTCTCGCCGACGCCGAGGCCCGGCGCCTCACCGGCCCGATCCTCAATCTCGCCATGGCGCGCGGCATCTCGTGGCTGCCGGACAGCTCCGCCCTGGTCACCACCGTGCGGCCGGCGAACCAGCGTGCGGTGCCGAGCGCGCCGACCGTGCCGAGTGGACCGGTCATTCAGGAAACCACCGGCAAGGCGGCACCGGCCCGCACCTACCAAGACCTCCTCAAGAGCCGTCACGACGAGGCTCTGTTCGATCACTACTTCACCTCTCAAGTCGCCCGGATCGGTCTCGACGGCAAGGTCGAGCGATTGACCGACCCGGCAATCGTCTGGCAGGTCGATCCGTCGCCGGACGGCCGCTACCTGCTCCTCGAAACCCTCCACCGGCCCTACTCCTACCTGGTGCCGGCGTTTCGCTTCCCGCGCCGCATCGCGATCCTCGACGGCTCTGGCGAAGTCGTCCACGAGCTCGCCGACCGGCCGCTGATGGAGGGTGTGCCGACGGCCTTCGGCAGCGTCGTGACGGGCCCCCGGCAGCCGATGTGGCGAGCCGACGTCGACGCCTCCCTGGCCTGGGCCGAGGCCCTCGATGGCGGCGATGCCGGCGCCGAAGCGAAGCTGCGGGACCGCCTCTACCTGCTCGCCGCACCGTTCACCGGCGAGCCTCAGAAGCTGGCCGACCTCGAGCTGCGCTTCAGCTCCGTGCAATGGGGCCACGACGACCTCGCCCTGGTCAGCACTTGGTGGTGGAAATCGCGCCAGACCCGCGCCTGGCGGGTGCATCCGGCCTCGCCGGCCAAGGCTCCGAAGCTGGTTCACGAGGGCTCCTTCGAGGATCGCTACGGCGATCCCGGAGAGCCGGTGATGCAAGCCAACGCCCGCGGCCGCCAGCAGCTCCTCACCCTGGACGACGGCAAGTCCCTGGTGATGATCGGGGACGGCGCGTCGGAAGAGGGTGATCGTCCGTTCCTCGATCTCTGGAACCTCGACAGCGACGAGAAACAACGACTGTTCCGCTCCCAGGCACCGCACTACGAGCGCCCCCTCGACATCCTCAGCGCCGATGGCCAGCGCTTCCTGACCCTGCGCGAGTCGGTCGAAGAGCCGCCCAACCTGTACGTGCGCGATCTGACCAGCGATTCGCTGCAGCAGATCACCGACATGCCCCACCCCACCCCGCAGCTCCTCGGCGTGTCGAAGGAGCTGATTCGCTACCGGCGGGCGGACGGCGTCCAGCTCACCGGCACCCTCTACCTGCCGAAGGGCTACGAGGCCGAGCGCGATGGCCCCCTCCCCACCATGCTGTGGGCCTATCCCCAGGAGTTCAAGAGCGCCGACGCCGCCGGCCAGGTGACCGATTCGCCCCATCGCTTCACCCGCATCGGTTGGTGGTCGCCGATGCTCTGGCTTACCCAGGGCTACGCCGTCCTCGACGACCCCACTCTGCCGATCATTGGCGAAGGCGACGACGAGCCCAACGACACCTACGTCGAGCAGCTGGTCAACGGCGCCGCCGCGGCGATCGACGAGCTGGTGCGACGCGGCGTCGGCGATCGCGACCGGATGGTCATCGGCGGCCACTCCTACGGCGCCTTCATGACCGCCAATCTGCTCGCCCACTCCGACCTCTTCGCCGCCGGCATCGCCCGCAGCGGCGCCTACAACCGCACCCTGACGCCCTTCGGCTTCCAGGCCGAGGAGCGCTCCGTGTGGCAGGCGCCGGAGATCTACTTCGCCATGTCGCCCTTCATGCACGCCGACAAGGTCAACGAGCCGATCCTGCTGATCCACGGTCAGGTGGACAACAACTCCGGCACCTACCCGATGCAGAGCGAGCGCTTCTACAACGCCCTCAAGGGCCTCGGCGCGACCGCCCGGCTGGTGATGCTGCCGCACGAGAGCCACGGCTACCGCGCCCGCGAGTCGATTCTCCACATGCTGTGGGAAACGGAGCGCTGGCTCGACACCTACGTCAAGAACAAGCCCCAAGACGAGGCCCAGGCCGCCGCCAGATGACGATGCGCCCGAAGCACCCGCGGCGGCGCCTCGGCCGCAAGCGATATCTCTTCCTGATGATCCTGTTCGCCAGCATCTGGGTGATTCGGGATTCCGGCTGGCTTTCCCGCGGCGGCTCCAGCACCGCCGGCCCGGAAAGCGGTGCCGGAGCCATCGCCGAGGCCTACCAGGGGGAACGTTCGGGCCTGTGGGTCGAAGCCGGCGGTGAGGTCGTGCGCCGGCTACCGGACGACCTCCAGGGCTCCCGCCACCAGCGCATGATCGTCCAGGTGACCCCCGAGCAAACCATCCTGCTGAGCCACAACATCGACCTCGCCGACCGCCTCGACATCGCCGTCGGCGACTCCATTCGCTTCCGCGGCAGATACGAGTGGAACGACCGCGGCGGGGTCGTCCACTGGACCCACCACGACCCCGACGGTCGCCACCAGGGCGGCTGGGTCGAGATCGACGGTCAGCGCGTTCGCTAGCAGGCTGCTGAAAAAGCCGCGTGGCGGCTTATTCAGCGCCTGCTGTTTGTTTCAGGGGCGCCCGGCCAGGGGGGCTAAACGCGCCCCCCTCAGGCCTTCGCGGCCCGGCTTCGCACATGTCGTGCGCCTTCACCCCCGTCCAGGGCGGTCCGTCCTCGGCGCCGAAGGCGCCGCCTCGCCCGCTGGGCTCGGGAACTCTTGAGTACCAAAGATGCGCCGAGTCAAGACTTTTTCAGCAGCCTGCTAAACGACGCCGGCGTAGGCGGAGAGGGCCGGCTGGCCGCCGAGGTGGGCGTAGAGCACCCGCGAGCCGGGGGCGATCTCGCCACGTCGCACGAGATCCATCAGGCCGGCCATCGACTTGCCCTCGTAGACCGGATCGGTGAGCATGCCCTCGAGGCGAGCGCAGGTGTGGATGGCGGCGATGGTCGTTTCATCGGGCACCCCGTAGACACCACCGCTGTAGCCGTCGACGACCTCGATCTCGTCGGCACGCAGGGCGCGGCCGAGGCCGATCAGGTCGGCCGTCGAGCGGGCGATGCGCTCGACCTGGGAACGGGTCTGGTCGAGGGTTGCGGAAGCATCGATCCCGATCACCCGCCGGTCCGGCCGATCTTCAAGGGCAAAGCCGGCGATCATTCCGGCATGGGTCGATCCGGTGACGGTGCAGACCACGACGGTGTCGAAGAAGAGACCGAGCTCGGCCTCCTGCTGCGCCACCTCCCGCGCCCAGCGGGCGAAGCCGAGACCTCCCAGCCGATGGTCCGAAGCCCCCGCTGGAATCGCATAGGGCTTTCCTCCCTCGGCCTGCACCGACTCCAGCGCCGCCTGCCAGCTATCGCGGATCCCGATGT
It includes:
- a CDS encoding alpha/beta hydrolase-fold protein, with protein sequence MNLLHTAHIPAGDGPFPTLFVLHGWGASAHDLLGLAPWLHGGEALVLSPQGSIPVPLGGGVEGYGWFPLDPGGPPSEEVFDQARRELRQFVDGAFESFPIDRRKVAVLGFSQGGVMAYDLVLGAPQEFCGLAALSSWLPESLAASHAAAEDHQELPTLVVHGTEDSVIAVERARESREALRPFGVSLTYREFDMGHEIRPEALALLADWLGRRVFPG
- a CDS encoding methyltransferase domain-containing protein, with protein sequence MSAFRPFFAAVLLASILAGCHSLEPRQADPAEVRELTVVMDLTAGKTFADVGAGRGEWALALAEAVAPGGTVLATEVDQERLDEIRQRFAAAGLRRARAVLGDDTSTGLDAGCCDALLLRRVYHHFVAPRAMNRSLFEALKPGGLLAVVDYSTYDGSPIEGVPADRESHSVRPDIVEKEALAAGFEVVAHHSPWNGRDDMYCLILRRPAN
- a CDS encoding transglutaminase-like domain-containing protein; protein product: MENFGDSSASRQRFARLVARPDGQIDLAEGALLIAAEEYPELDIEDQLRRLDGLADAARGALAEVEDDPLLRLQRLNRFLFVESGFRGNREDYYDPRNSFLNEVLERRLGIPITLSLVLMEVGRRAGVELEGVGFPGHFLVRHGQTLLDPFDGGRFLNCHDCQDLLACMTGGRMPFHDGLLRTASNHEILLRMLNNLRGIYSEIGDQERVIAVLDRLLLLAPEDGILRRDRGLLLLERGECSRALADLQAYLTAEPGALDRCRIELAAMRAQRRAGLVN
- a CDS encoding RidA family protein; the encoded protein is MAFERVFSGAPWEQKVGYCRAIKAAGQIYVTGTVAVGDDGQSLFPDDPLRQTRRCLELIDKAFRELGADLSKVVRTRFFVTDISRWSEIGEAHREVFGDHPPATTMVEVKALIAPDFLVEIEADAVIE
- a CDS encoding DUF4190 domain-containing protein — protein: MSQASNEIMKAVLPVGRSAWAIAAGYLAFFAIFLIPAPIALLCGLMALRDLRQRPAVGGRGRAWFAIISGGFFTLFGLFVGGVLLFAPAA
- a CDS encoding prolyl oligopeptidase family serine peptidase, with amino-acid sequence MSFRAPFLSALCLLLGGLLTTQPATAQYQQPQQDLVDLLDAPLTPRLRIHPQGRAVALLDRPSQPTIATLAEPELRLAGIRVKTRSNARSWTLYSRGITLVDLEGRSRPVTSLPPDAHLENFRWSPDGEHFAFTHTTADGLELWTASLADAEARRLTGPILNLAMARGISWLPDSSALVTTVRPANQRAVPSAPTVPSGPVIQETTGKAAPARTYQDLLKSRHDEALFDHYFTSQVARIGLDGKVERLTDPAIVWQVDPSPDGRYLLLETLHRPYSYLVPAFRFPRRIAILDGSGEVVHELADRPLMEGVPTAFGSVVTGPRQPMWRADVDASLAWAEALDGGDAGAEAKLRDRLYLLAAPFTGEPQKLADLELRFSSVQWGHDDLALVSTWWWKSRQTRAWRVHPASPAKAPKLVHEGSFEDRYGDPGEPVMQANARGRQQLLTLDDGKSLVMIGDGASEEGDRPFLDLWNLDSDEKQRLFRSQAPHYERPLDILSADGQRFLTLRESVEEPPNLYVRDLTSDSLQQITDMPHPTPQLLGVSKELIRYRRADGVQLTGTLYLPKGYEAERDGPLPTMLWAYPQEFKSADAAGQVTDSPHRFTRIGWWSPMLWLTQGYAVLDDPTLPIIGEGDDEPNDTYVEQLVNGAAAAIDELVRRGVGDRDRMVIGGHSYGAFMTANLLAHSDLFAAGIARSGAYNRTLTPFGFQAEERSVWQAPEIYFAMSPFMHADKVNEPILLIHGQVDNNSGTYPMQSERFYNALKGLGATARLVMLPHESHGYRARESILHMLWETERWLDTYVKNKPQDEAQAAAR
- a CDS encoding DUF3465 domain-containing protein: MRPKHPRRRLGRKRYLFLMILFASIWVIRDSGWLSRGGSSTAGPESGAGAIAEAYQGERSGLWVEAGGEVVRRLPDDLQGSRHQRMIVQVTPEQTILLSHNIDLADRLDIAVGDSIRFRGRYEWNDRGGVVHWTHHDPDGRHQGGWVEIDGQRVR
- a CDS encoding 1-aminocyclopropane-1-carboxylate deaminase codes for the protein MSLDDYPRHPLTFGPSPIHPLPRLSAHLGGEVEVWAKREDCNSGIAFGGNKVRKLEYLVAEALAQGADTLVSIGGVQSNHTRQVAGVAAHLGLKAVLVQEAWVDWPDVVYDKVGNLQLTRILGGDSRFDSAGFDIGIRDSWQAALESVQAEGGKPYAIPAGASDHRLGGLGFARWAREVAQQEAELGLFFDTVVVCTVTGSTHAGMIAGFALEDRPDRRVIGIDASATLDQTRSQVERIARSTADLIGLGRALRADEIEVVDGYSGGVYGVPDETTIAAIHTCARLEGMLTDPVYEGKSMAGLMDLVRRGEIAPGSRVLYAHLGGQPALSAYAGVV